The following coding sequences lie in one Candidatus Yanofskybacteria bacterium genomic window:
- a CDS encoding tRNA (guanosine(37)-N1)-methyltransferase TrmD: MKFNVLTIFPNFFDSFKNEALIARGIKKKLLKIETHNLRDWTADNHKTVDGRPYGGGAGMVMMVDPIFKAVKSIKKSKKSRIVLLSAKGKVFNQKKAQELSKYDQLTFICGRYEGVDERVARNIADEELSIGEYVLFGGEVATMVVMEAVSRLIPGVVAKEESIEKESFSNGSNREHPQYTRPDVYIMKGKKLMVPKVLLSGDHKKIVEWREKNSK; the protein is encoded by the coding sequence ATGAAATTTAATGTTCTAACAATTTTCCCGAACTTCTTTGATTCGTTTAAGAACGAGGCTTTAATCGCGCGCGGAATTAAAAAGAAGTTATTAAAAATCGAGACTCATAATTTACGTGACTGGACGGCCGACAACCATAAGACTGTAGATGGCAGGCCCTATGGCGGAGGAGCGGGGATGGTGATGATGGTTGATCCAATTTTTAAGGCTGTTAAATCGATAAAGAAAAGTAAAAAGTCGAGAATCGTTTTACTCTCGGCCAAGGGCAAGGTTTTTAATCAGAAGAAAGCCCAAGAACTCTCTAAGTACGATCAGTTAACATTTATATGTGGACGCTACGAAGGCGTAGATGAAAGAGTGGCTAGAAATATTGCCGATGAAGAGCTATCGATAGGCGAGTATGTTTTATTTGGCGGCGAAGTGGCAACGATGGTGGTAATGGAGGCGGTCTCAAGATTAATCCCTGGCGTAGTGGCCAAAGAGGAATCGATAGAGAAAGAAAGCTTCTCGAATGGCTCAAATCGTGAGCATCCTCAGTACACTCGCCCAGACGTATATATAATGAAGGGCAAAAAGCTTATGGTCCCGAAAGTACTACTTTCCGGGGATCACAAGAAAATTGTCGAGTGGCGGGAGAAGAACTCTAAATAG
- a CDS encoding RNA-binding protein, producing the protein MAQDRDREFVEMIIKEIVNHPDDVNVTRTVDELGVLLSVKVNREDMGLLIGRAGSTAKAIRALARIVGMRNNARVNLRIEEPEGGRMEPAAPVAEPGKTRDVEDVMNDLGNL; encoded by the coding sequence ATGGCACAAGATCGAGACAGAGAGTTTGTAGAGATGATAATCAAGGAAATCGTTAACCACCCTGATGACGTAAATGTTACTAGGACAGTTGACGAGCTTGGCGTTCTTCTCTCCGTTAAGGTTAACAGAGAAGATATGGGTCTTCTGATCGGAAGAGCTGGATCAACAGCTAAGGCCATCAGAGCTTTGGCAAGAATTGTCGGTATGAGGAATAACGCAAGAGTTAACCTCAGAATCGAGGAACCAGAGGGTGGAAGAATGGAGCCGGCTGCACCAGTTGCTGAGCCAGGCAAAACTAGAGATGTCGAAGACGTTATGAACGACCTCGGCAATCTATAA